A genomic window from Candidatus Bathyarchaeota archaeon includes:
- a CDS encoding RidA family protein yields the protein MKSIKRVSWIEGVPKPRASYSSLVRAGDFVFTAGHVGMDPETGKIAKQLETQLHIIFETIKKLLESEGGSLDHIIKTTTFLTDASYHETYDRIYRSYFKNGYPARSTVQTKLMHPDFKAEIEAVAYIPKKSSNT from the coding sequence TTGAAATCTATTAAAAGAGTCAGTTGGATTGAAGGCGTTCCAAAGCCTAGGGCCTCCTATTCCAGTCTTGTTAGAGCAGGCGACTTTGTATTCACTGCAGGACATGTGGGCATGGACCCAGAAACTGGAAAAATAGCGAAGCAACTAGAAACTCAATTGCATATCATCTTTGAAACCATTAAGAAGCTATTGGAAAGTGAAGGGGGATCACTAGATCATATTATTAAAACGACAACATTCCTTACAGATGCATCTTACCACGAAACCTATGATAGAATATATCGCTCATATTTTAAGAATGGATATCCTGCTAGATCTACGGTTCAAACAAAATTAATGCATCCGGATTTCAAGGCGGAAATAGAGGCCGTGGCTTATATCCCTAAAAAATCGTCAAATACTTGA